Proteins encoded within one genomic window of Candidatus Desulfarcum epimagneticum:
- a CDS encoding Glutamine--fructose-6-phosphate aminotransferase produces MGFLSRLGHFLGRVHGRIRKRIFFGGNPDNAPAGAIVLFPRLDHVFFCGLTGIVAIQKASPDDADDIGSLMDEIEAGLGGIENQGFDSFPGNGEGFDDFYLGGADGIEAVADAARRLKNERPFFEIYRTPAILEKISALHGRLSDRVGREEKALSDRMGNLGSEMVRVMSRRIDSAKDIAWSLKSETANNILKAQNLAGKSARSLSMRGLSVFKAVNSVLNGIDRLEVRGRDSAGISVMFTLKASDFEALQARLKEKKRPDHFKSRVNLEVLRDMGVEVRHFRRPGGQKAVSVTFVYKTAAEIGRLGDNVAAIRRRIRDDDFLHALISANWLDKTILAHTRWASVGAITGANCHPVDHRTRVGKNGAPGGDGDAPGPGVIHVCLNGDIDNYEKLKRESEEAGRLIHPDITTDTKIIPLRIRGHLEKGLDIEEAFRMAVNDFTGSHAIAMHTDLAPGRLFLAQRGSGQSIFVGIADEHYMPASEIYGFVEETPVYVKMNDDASPDPEEGGRIFILDQNSKGGLDGIKAMRYDQTPVSLEEKHVKRTHLTSRDIDRQGFDHYFLKEISQSPASVEKTLQNRWKITSGKTRRYALNLDESEFPSKIAQSIQNGVTRRVFFMGQGTAGVAAKACAGILSAYARDPLFHVSALKASELSGFNLDRGEKGPDGMADSLVIAISQSGTTTDTNLTVDMVRERGAGAIAIVNRRDSDLTFKVDGVMHTSSGRDIEMSVASTKAFYSQIVAGALLGLKIAELKGWKDARFISEEIKNLLALPGHMESVFALKDKIESSARENAVKKAFWAVVGSGPNKASADEIRIKLSELCYKTISSDFVEDKKHIDLSAEPLIIVCASGVRENVIGDIVKDTAIFRAHKSAPIVIADEGERRFDAYAHDVFNVPRVSERLAPVTSALAGHIWGYYAALAINDCSRFFHGLRKRIQKALDERLKKGLDIVEIVLENGFKEEMAASYYEFRKKIGKDLLPAIGQSHCVLDLALLLKYLSGRLPVSDFELDFQKKGTASNMIGMLFERLGELVSLTARPIDAIKHQAKTVTVGTSRITEKLDGILFETFEENGFHVSQIINRNVLVLKNIQGIVQSVEGSILYRVDGLNLMGEPTQDTTITVLKKEGSLASLPSRVESDPALKGTKRLIVAEQNVYIGKGRKDDRNIIVAPFISTSGRAPSRIEHLLLLNVVYKERITLSEKIRCLGGKCERIKNIVQENSVAWRDDFLDLIETNELFGVSAEKIADRIVSCEDSN; encoded by the coding sequence ATGGGATTTTTGTCAAGACTCGGACATTTTTTGGGCCGCGTCCATGGGCGGATCAGGAAAAGGATTTTTTTCGGGGGAAACCCGGACAACGCCCCGGCCGGGGCCATTGTTCTGTTTCCCCGGCTTGACCATGTTTTTTTCTGCGGTCTGACCGGAATCGTGGCCATCCAAAAAGCCTCCCCGGACGACGCCGATGACATCGGGTCTTTGATGGATGAAATCGAGGCGGGCCTGGGCGGAATCGAAAACCAGGGCTTTGACTCTTTCCCGGGAAACGGGGAGGGGTTTGACGATTTTTACCTGGGAGGGGCCGATGGAATCGAGGCTGTGGCCGACGCGGCCCGGCGTTTGAAAAATGAGCGTCCTTTTTTTGAGATTTACCGGACCCCCGCCATTTTAGAGAAGATATCGGCCTTGCATGGCCGTCTTTCAGACCGGGTTGGCCGCGAGGAGAAGGCGCTGTCGGACCGGATGGGCAATCTGGGGTCCGAAATGGTCCGGGTCATGTCCCGGCGGATCGATTCCGCAAAAGACATCGCCTGGTCTTTAAAGTCCGAGACAGCGAACAACATCCTGAAGGCTCAAAATCTCGCCGGGAAATCCGCCCGCTCATTGTCCATGCGGGGGCTGTCGGTTTTTAAAGCCGTCAACAGCGTGTTAAACGGCATTGACCGCCTGGAGGTGAGGGGCCGGGATTCAGCGGGAATATCGGTCATGTTCACGCTCAAAGCGTCCGATTTTGAGGCGCTTCAGGCAAGGCTCAAAGAAAAAAAACGTCCGGATCATTTTAAAAGCCGCGTCAACCTGGAGGTTTTGAGGGACATGGGCGTTGAGGTCCGCCATTTTCGGCGCCCGGGCGGCCAAAAGGCCGTGTCCGTCACATTCGTTTACAAGACCGCCGCGGAAATCGGGCGCCTGGGGGACAATGTGGCCGCGATCCGCCGCCGGATCAGGGACGACGATTTCCTTCACGCTCTGATATCCGCGAACTGGCTGGACAAAACCATCCTGGCCCACACCCGGTGGGCCTCGGTGGGCGCCATCACCGGGGCCAACTGTCACCCGGTGGACCACCGGACGCGGGTGGGAAAGAACGGCGCCCCGGGCGGCGACGGCGATGCCCCAGGCCCGGGCGTCATTCATGTCTGCCTCAACGGGGATATTGACAACTACGAGAAATTAAAAAGAGAAAGCGAAGAGGCCGGGCGCCTGATCCACCCCGACATCACCACCGACACCAAGATCATTCCCCTCCGGATTCGCGGCCACCTGGAAAAGGGTCTGGATATCGAAGAGGCCTTCCGAATGGCCGTAAACGATTTCACCGGGTCCCACGCCATCGCCATGCACACGGACCTTGCCCCGGGCCGCCTTTTCCTGGCCCAGAGGGGAAGCGGCCAGTCCATATTCGTGGGAATCGCCGACGAGCATTACATGCCCGCCTCTGAAATATACGGATTTGTCGAAGAGACGCCCGTTTATGTCAAAATGAACGATGACGCGTCCCCGGACCCGGAAGAGGGGGGCCGGATTTTCATCCTGGATCAAAATTCCAAAGGCGGCCTGGACGGCATCAAAGCCATGCGCTATGACCAGACCCCTGTTTCCCTTGAGGAAAAACATGTCAAACGGACCCATCTGACCTCCCGGGACATCGACCGCCAGGGATTTGACCATTATTTTCTCAAAGAGATTTCCCAGTCCCCCGCCTCTGTGGAGAAAACCCTCCAGAATCGCTGGAAAATCACATCCGGAAAGACCCGGCGCTACGCGCTGAATCTGGATGAAAGCGAATTTCCCTCAAAAATCGCCCAATCCATTCAAAACGGCGTCACGCGACGGGTTTTTTTCATGGGCCAGGGAACGGCGGGGGTGGCGGCCAAAGCGTGCGCGGGCATCTTGAGCGCCTACGCGCGGGATCCCCTGTTTCATGTGTCCGCCCTCAAGGCGTCGGAATTAAGCGGATTCAACCTTGATCGCGGGGAAAAGGGCCCGGACGGCATGGCGGACTCCCTGGTGATCGCCATCAGCCAGTCGGGCACCACCACCGACACCAACCTGACGGTGGACATGGTCCGGGAAAGGGGCGCCGGGGCCATCGCCATTGTCAACAGGCGGGATTCGGACCTCACGTTTAAGGTGGACGGCGTGATGCACACCAGCAGCGGCCGGGACATTGAAATGTCGGTGGCGTCCACCAAGGCCTTTTACTCCCAGATTGTGGCCGGCGCCCTGCTGGGCCTTAAAATCGCCGAGTTGAAAGGGTGGAAAGACGCCCGGTTCATATCCGAAGAGATCAAAAACCTGCTGGCCCTTCCCGGCCACATGGAAAGCGTTTTTGCGCTTAAAGACAAGATCGAAAGCTCGGCGCGGGAAAACGCCGTAAAAAAAGCCTTTTGGGCCGTGGTGGGAAGCGGCCCCAACAAGGCGTCGGCCGACGAAATCAGGATCAAACTCAGCGAGCTTTGCTACAAGACCATTTCATCGGATTTTGTCGAGGACAAAAAACACATCGATTTGTCCGCCGAGCCCTTGATCATCGTGTGCGCCTCGGGGGTCCGGGAGAATGTCATCGGCGACATTGTGAAAGACACCGCGATATTCCGGGCCCACAAATCGGCCCCCATTGTCATCGCGGACGAAGGCGAGCGCCGGTTCGACGCCTATGCCCACGATGTCTTTAATGTTCCCCGGGTCAGCGAGCGCCTGGCGCCGGTGACCAGCGCGCTGGCGGGCCATATCTGGGGATACTACGCGGCCCTGGCCATCAATGACTGCTCCCGTTTTTTTCACGGGCTGAGGAAAAGAATCCAAAAAGCCCTGGATGAGCGTCTCAAAAAGGGGCTGGACATTGTGGAGATTGTCCTGGAAAATGGTTTTAAGGAAGAGATGGCGGCCTCCTACTATGAGTTCAGGAAAAAAATAGGCAAAGACCTTCTGCCCGCCATCGGCCAGTCCCACTGTGTTTTGGACCTGGCGCTTCTTTTGAAGTATCTTTCGGGAAGGCTCCCGGTCTCGGATTTTGAACTGGATTTCCAAAAAAAAGGAACCGCCTCGAACATGATCGGCATGCTGTTTGAGCGCCTGGGAGAGCTTGTCAGCCTCACGGCCCGGCCCATCGACGCCATCAAGCACCAGGCGAAAACCGTCACGGTGGGAACCAGCCGGATCACGGAAAAGCTGGACGGGATACTGTTTGAGACCTTTGAGGAAAACGGTTTCCATGTGTCCCAGATTATCAACCGGAACGTGCTGGTGCTCAAAAACATACAGGGAATCGTCCAAAGCGTCGAGGGCTCCATCCTGTACCGGGTAGACGGTCTCAATCTCATGGGGGAGCCCACACAGGACACCACCATCACGGTGCTGAAAAAGGAGGGGTCCCTGGCGTCCCTTCCTTCCCGGGTGGAGTCCGATCCCGCCCTTAAGGGAACCAAACGGCTCATTGTGGCGGAGCAAAACGTCTATATCGGAAAAGGGCGGAAGGATGACCGGAATATTATCGTGGCGCCTTTTATCTCCACATCCGGCCGGGCGCCCAGCCGCATTGAGCATCTCCTCCTTTTAAATGTGGTGTACAAGGAACGCATCACCCTTTCTGAAAAAATCAGATGTCTCGGGGGAAAATGCGAAAGGATCAAAAACATCGTCCAGGAAAACAGCGTGGCCTGGCGCGACGATTTTCTGGACCTCATTGAGACCAATGAGCTTTTCGGCGTGTCGGCTGAAAAAATAGCGGATCGGATTGTGTCCTGTGAAGATTCGAATTAA
- a CDS encoding Methyltransferase, with product MEAIFGLDVKIAETFSEDQKAVVFHGSCLDLLKDIPDHSVQLVVTSPPYNIGKEYEKKLEIKTYLDQQKEVIKECVRILSHTGSVCWQVGNYVKDGAIIPLDTVLYPIFHDLNLVMRNRIVWHFEHGLHCSRRFSGRYETIMWFTRKTKEFVFDLDPVRVPQKYPAKKYFKGPKAGQYSCNPLGKNPGDVWDVPNVKSNHVEKTQHPCQFPVELIERLVLSMTQKGDWVFDPFLGAGTSIIAAIRRGRKGVGAETEKRYVDIARDRIQKAIDGTLRTRPMNKPKYDPSSSRNRLAISPWDRKDLISHQLTLPESRGGGAL from the coding sequence ATGGAGGCTATCTTCGGGTTGGACGTCAAAATCGCCGAAACATTCAGCGAAGATCAGAAAGCTGTGGTTTTTCACGGAAGCTGCCTTGATTTGCTGAAAGATATCCCGGATCATTCGGTTCAGCTGGTGGTCACTTCTCCTCCTTACAATATTGGAAAAGAGTATGAGAAAAAACTCGAAATAAAAACCTACCTGGACCAGCAGAAGGAAGTGATCAAAGAGTGCGTTCGCATTCTTTCCCATACGGGGAGCGTCTGCTGGCAGGTCGGAAATTATGTCAAAGACGGTGCCATTATTCCCCTTGACACTGTTTTGTATCCGATATTTCATGATCTGAATCTTGTCATGAGAAATAGAATTGTCTGGCATTTTGAACATGGTTTGCATTGCTCGAGAAGGTTTTCAGGACGCTATGAAACCATTATGTGGTTCACTCGAAAGACAAAGGAGTTCGTTTTTGACCTTGATCCGGTGAGAGTGCCCCAGAAGTATCCAGCCAAAAAATATTTTAAAGGCCCCAAGGCGGGTCAATATTCCTGCAACCCCCTTGGCAAAAATCCGGGGGACGTTTGGGACGTCCCGAACGTCAAGAGCAATCATGTGGAGAAAACTCAGCACCCGTGTCAATTCCCGGTGGAACTGATTGAGCGCCTGGTTTTGTCGATGACCCAAAAAGGGGATTGGGTGTTTGACCCGTTTCTTGGCGCCGGCACATCCATCATCGCCGCCATTCGACGTGGAAGGAAAGGGGTTGGAGCGGAGACGGAAAAGCGATATGTGGATATTGCCCGAGACAGGATACAAAAGGCCATTGATGGAACATTGCGGACAAGACCAATGAATAAACCCAAATACGATCCGTCATCCAGTCGAAATCGGTTGGCCATATCCCCCTGGGATAGAAAAGACTTAATCTCTCATCAGCTCACATTGCCTGAAAGTCGGGGCGGGGGGGCTCTGTGA
- a CDS encoding Restriction endonuclease BglII, with protein sequence MKIAETYSHLNGLEFLLVHKPELWEEIQTVIGQVDGKACKTKLSKEKNMKGRLLYSPIEMNRSFNGLLKAKDWMESRVSYWVTKDEKLIRKTLSMPPEKQKKEIEAAGCFPIFSYNQTDFVKDRLAIEVQFGKYAFVAYDLFVKHLAFYIGDKIDVGIEILPMKTLQSQMSSGVAYYDGELYNVIRQGRGVPGVPLVIIGIED encoded by the coding sequence GTGAAAATAGCTGAGACATACTCCCATTTAAACGGTCTTGAATTCCTGCTCGTCCACAAGCCTGAGCTGTGGGAAGAAATACAGACGGTGATTGGTCAGGTGGATGGAAAAGCCTGCAAGACGAAATTATCAAAGGAAAAAAACATGAAAGGCCGTTTGCTTTACAGCCCCATTGAGATGAACCGGTCTTTTAACGGGCTTCTTAAAGCAAAGGACTGGATGGAGAGCCGGGTCAGCTATTGGGTGACGAAAGATGAGAAGCTGATCCGAAAAACCCTCTCCATGCCTCCTGAAAAGCAGAAAAAAGAGATTGAGGCGGCCGGCTGTTTTCCGATTTTCAGCTATAACCAGACGGATTTTGTGAAAGACAGGCTCGCCATTGAGGTTCAATTCGGGAAATACGCTTTTGTGGCTTACGACTTGTTCGTGAAACATCTCGCTTTTTATATTGGGGATAAGATTGACGTGGGAATTGAGATTTTGCCCATGAAAACGTTGCAGTCGCAGATGAGTTCCGGGGTGGCCTATTATGATGGGGAATTGTACAATGTCATTCGGCAGGGGCGCGGAGTCCCCGGGGTTCCTTTGGTAATCATCGGAATAGAAGACTGA
- a CDS encoding Peptidase U32, which yields MKTENSKIELLAPAGNPEKLEIAIHYGADAVYLGGKDFSLRNFSGNFTPKEMRQGVELAHDKGVKVYVACNIFPRTHEFGAISDFLASVNEIGPDAVIIADPGVFLLAKEKAPGIPVHISVQANTVNAGAALFWEKMGATRINTARELSLGEVSEIASRTSLEIESFVHGAMCVSYSGRCLLSALMSGRDANRGSCSHPCRWKYAVMEEKRPGRYMPVAEDARGTYIFNSKDLCMAAHIPEMIKAGVNSLKIEGRMKGIHYLATVLRVYREAVDRFYEDPEGWAPDPGWIEELEGVSARGCGPGFYFGHPGPESMRHDVSSVENHGVFIGKIIRDVGGMALVEARNRFFLNEEVEVLGRRGPIVPDVIQKIVNEKGESAALAQPGERVRVLFEKNHAPNDIARRKAPR from the coding sequence ATGAAAACCGAAAACAGTAAAATCGAGCTGCTGGCCCCGGCCGGAAACCCTGAAAAGCTTGAAATCGCCATCCATTACGGGGCGGACGCCGTTTACCTTGGGGGAAAGGATTTCAGTCTCAGAAATTTTTCCGGAAACTTCACCCCAAAGGAAATGAGACAAGGGGTGGAACTGGCCCATGACAAGGGCGTCAAGGTCTATGTGGCCTGCAATATTTTCCCCCGAACCCATGAATTCGGCGCCATATCGGATTTCCTGGCCTCTGTCAACGAAATCGGACCCGACGCCGTGATCATCGCGGACCCGGGGGTTTTTCTTCTGGCGAAAGAAAAGGCCCCGGGCATTCCCGTCCACATCAGCGTCCAGGCCAACACCGTCAACGCGGGCGCGGCGCTTTTCTGGGAAAAAATGGGCGCGACCCGGATCAACACGGCCCGGGAGCTTTCCCTTGGAGAAGTGTCCGAAATAGCCTCCCGGACGTCCCTTGAAATCGAATCCTTCGTCCACGGCGCCATGTGCGTGTCCTACTCCGGAAGATGCCTGCTAAGCGCGCTCATGTCCGGACGCGACGCCAACCGGGGGTCCTGCTCCCATCCGTGCAGATGGAAATACGCGGTGATGGAGGAGAAACGGCCGGGCCGCTACATGCCGGTGGCCGAAGACGCCCGGGGAACCTATATCTTCAACTCAAAGGACCTTTGCATGGCGGCGCATATTCCCGAGATGATCAAAGCGGGCGTGAACTCCCTTAAGATCGAGGGACGCATGAAGGGAATCCACTACCTGGCCACCGTCCTCCGGGTTTACCGGGAGGCCGTTGACCGATTCTATGAAGACCCGGAGGGCTGGGCCCCGGATCCCGGCTGGATCGAAGAGCTTGAAGGCGTCAGCGCCCGGGGATGCGGCCCGGGTTTTTACTTCGGACATCCCGGCCCGGAGTCCATGAGGCACGACGTGTCCAGCGTGGAAAACCACGGCGTTTTCATCGGAAAAATCATCCGGGACGTCGGCGGCATGGCCCTCGTGGAGGCCCGGAATCGGTTTTTTTTAAACGAAGAGGTGGAGGTCCTGGGCCGGAGAGGGCCGATTGTCCCGGATGTCATTCAAAAAATCGTCAACGAAAAGGGTGAAAGCGCGGCCCTGGCCCAGCCCGGGGAAAGGGTGAGGGTTTTGTTTGAAAAAAACCACGCCCCGAACGATATCGCGCGAAGGAAAGCGCCGCGTTAG
- the rmlD gene encoding dTDP-4-dehydrorhamnose reductase yields MTLLVTGSKGQLGRELTRRGKDRGMDIAGLDLPDLDIADEAGVKKAFGVHRPRAVINAAAYTHVDHAEKDADAAFLANSRGPAVLADQCREKNAALIHVSTDFVFDGEKKTPYLESDPTRPLNVYGAGKLLGENEIRRRLHSHIIVRTSWLYGAHGANFMKTMLKLAKDKNEIAVVSDQRGSPTCAGDLAEALLSIASMVMRSPRAPRGLFHFCGQGEATWDTFARAIFEIAEELGILPKAPVVRPISSDEYPAAARRPYFSVLDCSKIRERFQIIPRPWRESLKETLESLKGRDRP; encoded by the coding sequence ATGACACTCCTTGTGACAGGATCAAAGGGGCAGTTGGGCCGGGAGCTGACGCGCCGGGGAAAAGACCGGGGAATGGACATCGCGGGCCTGGACCTTCCCGATCTGGACATCGCCGATGAAGCCGGGGTAAAAAAAGCGTTTGGCGTCCACAGGCCCCGGGCCGTGATCAACGCGGCGGCCTACACCCACGTGGATCACGCCGAAAAAGACGCGGACGCGGCGTTTTTGGCCAACAGCCGGGGACCGGCCGTTCTGGCCGATCAATGCCGGGAAAAAAACGCGGCCCTCATTCATGTCTCAACGGATTTTGTCTTTGACGGCGAAAAAAAAACCCCGTACCTGGAATCCGACCCGACCCGGCCCCTGAACGTTTACGGGGCCGGAAAACTTCTGGGAGAAAACGAAATCAGGCGGCGGCTTCACTCTCACATCATTGTCCGAACCTCATGGCTCTACGGGGCTCATGGCGCCAACTTCATGAAAACCATGCTCAAACTGGCAAAGGACAAAAACGAAATCGCGGTGGTGTCGGACCAGCGCGGCTCCCCCACCTGCGCCGGGGATTTGGCCGAGGCCCTTTTGTCCATCGCCTCCATGGTCATGCGATCCCCCCGGGCGCCCCGGGGCCTGTTTCACTTCTGCGGGCAGGGAGAAGCCACGTGGGACACGTTTGCCCGGGCCATATTCGAAATCGCCGAAGAGCTGGGGATTCTCCCAAAGGCCCCTGTGGTCAGGCCGATCTCCTCAGACGAGTACCCTGCGGCGGCGCGCCGACCGTATTTTTCCGTCCTGGACTGCTCCAAAATCCGGGAGCGCTTCCAAATCATCCCCCGACCCTGGCGTGAAAGTCTCAAAGAAACCCTGGAATCCCTCAAGGGCCGGGACCGGCCATGA
- a CDS encoding conserved hypothetical protein (Evidence 4 : Unknown function but conserved in other organisms) has protein sequence MAMNRSHHRKNMWIFALIASASLIFIAGCAEMSGGRDGFPGQTRNRKKLPAYHDFNDVLIPPGYKLDKKSTFVFQTPGFSAGVLVFRGKIRLSPLIRFFNENMGEDNWRLVSSFKSPRTLLIYNKENRWCVINISTGDSKVEIWLAPTMENILKKNNPGALPGEARKRKGEPAPEDFDSGLFKK, from the coding sequence ATGGCCATGAACAGATCACATCATCGGAAAAACATGTGGATTTTCGCTTTGATCGCCTCCGCGTCTCTTATTTTTATCGCCGGATGCGCCGAAATGTCCGGCGGCCGAGACGGCTTTCCCGGACAGACGCGAAACCGGAAAAAACTGCCGGCCTACCACGACTTTAACGATGTGCTCATTCCCCCCGGGTACAAGCTGGACAAAAAATCCACCTTTGTTTTCCAGACCCCCGGATTTTCGGCCGGGGTCCTGGTGTTCAGGGGAAAAATCAGGCTCAGCCCGCTGATCCGGTTTTTTAACGAAAACATGGGCGAGGACAACTGGCGTCTGGTCAGCTCCTTCAAATCTCCCCGCACCCTTTTAATCTACAACAAAGAGAACCGGTGGTGCGTGATCAATATCTCCACCGGCGACTCAAAAGTGGAGATATGGCTGGCGCCCACCATGGAAAACATCCTGAAAAAAAACAATCCCGGCGCCCTGCCCGGCGAAGCGCGAAAGCGGAAGGGGGAGCCCGCCCCCGAGGATTTCGACTCCGGCCTGTTTAAGAAATGA
- a CDS encoding Electron transfer flavoprotein subunit alpha: MSKQIFAYITHKDGVAEDSALELISAAKKIDAGAQPIAIVAGSGADLDKVCDDMAASYKEVWKLDNEAFAYPNAESIRKALLSVLPDGGDVILLAPHDTFGMDLGPGLSIKMDAAFVPDVVDFEGIDGDLLKVVRQEYSGMVSAHVTCDLSNGAVANVRPGSFQPDESKSAGGQVADKSGDVGDMSVKRRFLEIVEAEVGDVDITKEDVLVSVGRGIEDEDNIEIAQELADAMGAVVSCSRPIVDAKWLEKSRQVGTSGQTVKPKVYLALGISGSFQHMGGIKGSPFIVAINKNPKAPIFQVADVGVVEDILDFIPELTEKISEGA; the protein is encoded by the coding sequence ATGAGCAAACAAATATTCGCATACATCACTCACAAAGACGGAGTCGCCGAAGACTCGGCCCTGGAACTGATCTCAGCGGCGAAAAAAATAGACGCCGGCGCCCAGCCCATCGCCATTGTGGCGGGATCCGGGGCCGATCTGGACAAGGTGTGCGACGATATGGCCGCCTCATACAAAGAAGTCTGGAAGCTGGACAACGAGGCCTTCGCCTATCCCAACGCGGAATCCATCCGCAAGGCGCTGCTCAGCGTCCTTCCCGACGGCGGAGACGTGATCCTTCTCGCGCCCCACGACACCTTCGGCATGGACCTGGGACCCGGCCTTTCCATCAAAATGGACGCGGCCTTTGTCCCGGACGTCGTGGATTTTGAGGGGATCGACGGAGACCTTTTAAAAGTCGTCCGCCAGGAATACAGCGGCATGGTCAGCGCCCATGTGACCTGCGACCTTTCAAACGGCGCCGTGGCCAACGTTCGGCCCGGCTCCTTCCAGCCGGATGAAAGCAAGTCCGCCGGCGGACAGGTTGCGGACAAATCCGGCGATGTCGGGGATATGTCGGTGAAACGCCGCTTTCTCGAAATCGTGGAAGCCGAAGTGGGCGATGTGGACATCACCAAGGAAGACGTCCTGGTTTCCGTGGGACGGGGCATCGAAGACGAGGACAACATCGAGATCGCTCAGGAGCTGGCCGACGCCATGGGCGCGGTGGTGTCATGCTCCCGGCCCATCGTGGACGCCAAATGGCTTGAAAAATCCCGCCAGGTGGGAACGTCAGGCCAGACGGTCAAACCCAAGGTGTACCTGGCCCTGGGAATCAGCGGGTCTTTCCAGCACATGGGCGGAATCAAGGGCTCGCCGTTCATTGTCGCCATCAACAAAAATCCCAAGGCCCCCATCTTTCAGGTGGCCGACGTGGGCGTGGTGGAAGACATCCTGGATTTCATTCCCGAACTGACGGAAAAAATCAGCGAAGGCGCCTGA
- a CDS encoding Electron transfer flavoprotein subunit beta, which translates to MEIFVCVKRVPDSSENEIEVNSDGTDIERDDLVYSVNEWDNYAVEEAIQIRDKVGGSVTVAAVGDEESEEVIRREMAMGVDQGILLSDDMFEKADGKGIAHILKAAIEKGNYDLILTGAQADAGAAQVGGMLAALLDLPYASLVNYIEPLDNGKIKIGREIEGGNQEMSEIDMPCVLSIQTGINEPRYVGIRGIRKVASMEIPVHSASDLGLDDSTAGEAGARVKRMDYFIPDLGEGAEMLEGSAEEIIDKLMELLKAKGGIK; encoded by the coding sequence ATGGAAATTTTTGTGTGCGTCAAAAGAGTGCCGGATAGTTCGGAGAACGAAATAGAGGTCAACAGCGACGGCACGGATATCGAGCGCGACGACCTTGTGTATTCGGTGAACGAATGGGACAACTACGCCGTTGAAGAAGCGATTCAGATACGGGACAAAGTCGGCGGAAGCGTCACGGTGGCGGCCGTCGGAGACGAGGAGTCGGAAGAGGTGATTCGACGGGAAATGGCCATGGGCGTGGACCAGGGAATCCTGCTTTCCGACGACATGTTTGAAAAGGCCGACGGAAAAGGGATCGCCCATATACTGAAGGCGGCCATCGAGAAAGGAAACTACGACCTGATCCTCACCGGGGCCCAGGCCGACGCCGGCGCGGCCCAGGTGGGCGGCATGCTGGCGGCGCTGCTGGATCTGCCCTACGCGTCTCTGGTCAATTACATTGAGCCGCTGGACAACGGAAAAATCAAAATCGGACGGGAAATTGAGGGCGGAAACCAGGAAATGAGCGAAATCGATATGCCTTGCGTTCTGTCCATCCAGACGGGCATCAACGAGCCCCGTTACGTGGGAATCCGCGGAATCCGGAAAGTGGCCTCCATGGAAATCCCGGTTCATTCGGCTTCGGACCTGGGGCTGGACGATTCCACAGCCGGAGAGGCCGGCGCCAGGGTCAAACGCATGGATTACTTTATTCCCGATCTTGGGGAAGGCGCCGAAATGCTCGAGGGGAGCGCCGAGGAAATTATTGATAAACTCATGGAGCTGTTAAAAGCCAAAGGAGGCATCAAATAA